The Trichocoleus sp. sequence TTGTCATTCTGACCTCGAAAGTTAAAAATAATTCAGAAATAAGCTGAAGCGACTAAATCATCAAAACAGGATGGACTGACTTAGATCAACGGTGAACTCTAGCCTTTTCCATCTCCCCTAGAAGTAGGAAGATTAAAAAGTGTCCACGAATTGATTCAAAACTTATCAGCTTCAACACTATCTGAACATCTAACCCAAGGCTGGAGAAAGCCTACCGAAAGAGAGATTCTATGACGAGAGAATTAAGTGCTGACGGAAACAAGAAATTATAACTAAATCTATAACTCTAGATAGAGATATTTATTTAATTAATTCAGTATGTAACTCAGTTTAATGGATTATGCAAATTAACCTTTTTGTATAGAACAAGGAATAGCTTCTATATCAAACCTTGAATAAATCTAATGGCTTCTTATTTTCCTGCTGAAAGGGTTAGCTTTCTCTAAATGCTCTTTCTAAATCCTCTTTAAGGAAAAAACTTTGAGTTCGGTTTCTCCGTCTTATTGAGAATCTGACGGGGATCAGCAGTAGCCTTACACCCTACCCGGTAACACTTGAACAGCTGCTAAGCAATTTTAGGAATTGAAGGAAATCTTACTGTCAGAACGGTTGAATCTGCTTCGGCTTCCCAAGAATGTTCAATTCCTGGCATCCAAAGGACATAATCCCCTTGCTGGGCTAATAGAACCGATCGCTCCGCAAACTCCAGTCGAAATCGCCCAGTAATCAAAATTGAAAGACTTGTTACCTGTGTATCTACTGTCCAATCGCTACGTCGATCGCCTTTTACATGAACGCCCCACTTCACTTCCAGGTCAGAGGTCGATCGCAAATCTTCCTTGGGATCAATAAAAGTCCCAACGAACCAACCCCATCGGCTTTTTCCATCAGCAAGAGCATTTCCGGCTACAATGCCCAATTGCATCACTTCAATTCCTGAATCTATCTGTACTGAGACTTTAAATTACAAGTAAACGTAATCAAATAAAATTTCTATAATATAGATAACGCCTATAACTCATTTCCCAGAGCAACTTTAATCAATTAAAGGTTTTTTTATAAAAATAGAAATACTGTGTAATTTCGCTAAAGATATTTCCCAGTAATTGAGGTTGTCATCTAACTAAAGGATGATTCAAGATAAGACATGAATTGCAGCCTTAGTTACGTTTACATCTCGTAGACAAAATACTGCCGCATTCTCTCTCCTTTCCTCATTCCTTACTCGTTTTTCCAGTAACGATTCGTTCACGGAAAATAAGCCCCCAAGCATATATTTCAAGCCGTTCGAAGAAAAACAATTGCTCGCTTAGTTGCAGGATTCAAGTTTAATGCAGTTAATTGGTAAAAATCTAGGAAATCAGTGCCCTTCTGATTCGATTCCGATGACGATGTTTCGACAGCTTGAAATGGGGTATCCACGTCCTCAACTTCAGCGATCGAACTGGACTAACCTGAATGGGACGTGGAAATTTGCTTTTGATGATGCCGGAAAGTGGCTTAAGCCAGGAGATGTGGCTGAATGGACGCATGCGATCGAAGTTCCCTTTTCACCTGAGTCGGAGCGGAGCGGCATCGGTGACACGGGATTCCATCCAAACTGCTGGTATGAGCGAGAATTTCAGCTTGTACCGCTAGACAACCAGCGCGTGGTGCTGCATTTTGGCGCAGTTGATTATCGTGCTTTAGTTTGGGTGAATGGTCAATATGTGGGTGAGCATGAAGGCGGTCATACGCCCTTTCGCTTTGATATCACCTCCGTTCTAAGTGACAGCGGTACTCAAAAAGTGACGCTATGGGCACAGGATGATCCTCAAGATCTGGCAAAGCCGAGAGGCAAACAAGACTGGCTCCTGGAAGCACATAGCATCTGGTATCCGCGCACCAGTGGTATCTGGCAAACGGTTTGGCTAGAATGCCTTCCCACAACCTACGTGAAACAAATCCGCTGGACACCCCACTTTGAGCGCTGGGAGATTGGGTTTGAGGCATTTCTGGATGGCACAATCCAGGACAATTTGCAGCTTAGAGTTCGCCTGACTTCAGATTGCCGCTTGCTTGCCAACGATATATATGAAGTGATCAACGGTGAGATTCATCGTCGGATCGCCCTTTCCGACCCCGGCATTGATGACTACCGGAATACGTTGCTTTGGAGTCCAGAAAAACCCACTCTGATTGATGCTCAAGTGCAACTCTGGCACGGTGATGAGCTACTGGATGAGGTCAAATCCTACACGGCAATGCGAACGGTGGGAATCCAGCGCGATCGCTTCATGCTGAACGGGCATCCTTACTATCTGCGGCTCGTGCTAGATCAGGGTTACTGGGCAGATACGCTCATGACGCCACCTTCCGATGAGGCACTACGACGCGACATTGAACTAACCAAGCGCATGGGCTTCAATGGCGTTCGTAAACACCAAAAGATTGAAGATCCACGCTTCCTTTATTGGGCAGATGTTATGGGTCTGCTGGTTTGGGAAGAAATGCCAAGCGCCTATCGGTTTACCCATAAAGCAGTCGAGCGCATTACAAAGGAATGGACAGAAGTGCTGGAGCGAGATACCAGCCATCCCTGTATTGTTGCCTGGGTTCCGTTTAACGAGTCCTGGGGCGTGCCAAACCTGACTGAAACCGCCGCTCATCGGCATTATGTTCAGGCGCTCTACTTTCTGACCAAGACGCTTG is a genomic window containing:
- a CDS encoding sugar-binding domain-containing protein; the protein is MTMFRQLEMGYPRPQLQRSNWTNLNGTWKFAFDDAGKWLKPGDVAEWTHAIEVPFSPESERSGIGDTGFHPNCWYEREFQLVPLDNQRVVLHFGAVDYRALVWVNGQYVGEHEGGHTPFRFDITSVLSDSGTQKVTLWAQDDPQDLAKPRGKQDWLLEAHSIWYPRTSGIWQTVWLECLPTTYVKQIRWTPHFERWEIGFEAFLDGTIQDNLQLRVRLTSDCRLLANDIYEVINGEIHRRIALSDPGIDDYRNTLLWSPEKPTLIDAQVQLWHGDELLDEVKSYTAMRTVGIQRDRFMLNGHPYYLRLVLDQGYWADTLMTPPSDEALRRDIELTKRMGFNGVRKHQKIEDPRFLYWADVMGLLVWEEMPSAYRFTHKAVERITKEWTEVLERDTSHPCIVAWVPFNESWGVPNLTETAAHRHYVQALYFLTKTLDPTRPVIGNDGWESTTTDILAIHDYDNQPQRLAQRYGSDVKLSDLFQNQRPGGRVLTLDGYQHQGQPIMLTEFGGIAYTKPDDAEGMKTWGYARSNDTSDLQTRYHDLLLAVNYVEMFAGFCYTQLTDTFQEANGLLYIDRTPKFPIEAIAFATLGRDEGAMGGSTLASSMTGGWTNPDNALQGIPQAGWSEANPVQQTPHCSGHSGSQSW